In Musa acuminata AAA Group cultivar baxijiao chromosome BXJ3-11, Cavendish_Baxijiao_AAA, whole genome shotgun sequence, one DNA window encodes the following:
- the LOC135653413 gene encoding transcription factor TCP20-like, whose translation MDLRDSSPKFHQALGLPQPHKSEPTTASAAPESRDLAPSTGSQAVAAEKDEPRKQLAPKRSSNKDRHTKVEGRGRRIRMPALCAARIFQLTRELGHKSDGETIQWLLQQAEPSIIAATGTGTIPASALASAAAAGSLSRPGATVSAGLHPKLDEMSQGAGPAVRPNWAMLGAANFGRPLPGFLLPPGVLDSGFLQSGSAAASSSSLATAGGVDGSMGSFMQRMGMHGLDLPGANMGPMSFASMLAAHGQQLPGLELGLSQDGHVGVLNPQTLNQFYPQIGYGRAAAGSGGSGQLHDQEQQQQQQERVFSAEDDSDESE comes from the coding sequence ATGGATCTTAGAGACTCATCTCCCAAGTTCCACCAGGCGCTGGGCCTCCCGCAGCCGCACAAAAGTGAACCCACCACAGCCTCTGCCGCACCGGAAAGCAGAGACCTTGCGCCTTCCACAGGGTCACAGGCGGTGGCGGCGGAGAAAGATGAGCCAAGGAAGCAGCTTGCGCCCAAGAGGAGCTCCAACAAGGACAGGCACACCAAAGTTGAAGGCAGAGGGAGGAGGATCCGGATGCCCGCGCTCTGCGCCGCCAGGATCTTTCAGCTCACCAGAGAATTAGGCCACAAGTCCGATGGGGAGACCATCCAGTGGCTCCTCCAGCAGGCGGAGCCCTCGATCATCGCCGCCACCGGCACCGGCACCATCCCCGCCTCAGCCCTTGCCTCCGCCGCCGCAGCTGGCTCCCTGTCCCGCCCCGGCGCCACCGTCTCCGCCGGCCTCCATCCCAAGCTCGACGAGATGAGTCAGGGGGCGGGGCCCGCTGTGCGGCCTAATTGGGCCATGCTGGGGGCTGCGAACTTTGGCCGGCCCCTCCCGGGCTTTCTGCTGCCGCCTGGCGTACTTGATTCCGGATTCCTGCAGTCTGGGTCGGCAGCCGCATCGAGCTCGAGTCTTGCAACTGCAGGCGGTGTCGATGGGTCGATGGGCAGCTTCATGCAGAGAATGGGGATGCACGGGCTGGACTTGCCCGGTGCCAACATGGGTCCGATGAGCTTCGCATCGATGCTGGCCGCACATGGGCAGCAGCTGCCGGGGCTGGAGCTTGGGCTCTCACAGGATGGGCATGTTGGAGTGCTGAATCCACAAACGTTGAACCAATTTTATCCGCAGATTGGGTATGGCAGGGCTGCAGCAGGTTCTGGTGGGAGTGGACAGTTGCATGaccaggagcagcagcagcaacaacaagaaCGAGTCTTCTCAGCAGAGGATGATTCAGATGAGTCGGAGTAG